Genomic DNA from Roseofilum reptotaenium CS-1145:
AATTCATCCAATCCCCAGGTCTGGAGGGTCTGCGTCTACCACCATTGTCTACTCCTACTGTCTACTCCCCAGGACATCGTCCCCTAATTGAGCGTGAGCCACTTTTGTCCATTCAAACGGGTGATGACCCCAAAGACCAACAGACCCAGAGTGATTTTCCGTTCGTCAATCAAGAAAGGTTCCAGGGTGCTAGGTTTTGCACCATTCTGAGAGTAGGAAAAGGCTCGTTGTCCTTTAATGTCTTCTTTAAAAAAGTAAACATTAAATTGGTGTTGACCATTTTTCCAGGTTCCGATCACTTGCCAACAGGAAGGTTCTTTTTCCATTCCCTGCACCGCTATTTGGGCTTGGGTAAAGTTGAGTTTCAGGTCAGTAATGCCCTGCTTTTCTAAGCCCACTTCTAGGGCAGGCAGATAGTCCTCTTGAATAAATTCGGCAAAGGGTTTCTTTTCTGGAGCTGGAGGTTTTTCTTTTTTGGGTGCTGTGGTTTGTTCGTCTGCCATGGTTGAAGTCTGTAGAAACAGTTGATCTTCCTCATGATATAGCGCTTTGCGCTGGGAATGGGGAATAGGGAATGGACGATCTATCTGTGTGTCCCTGTGTCCCTATCTCCCCGTGTCTGTGGGTTACAGTCGTACTGATGACAAGTTTGCCCTTGGATTATTCGTGCGCAGGGTTTTCAGCTTTTCGTAACACTCCCGTTCCGTTTTACTGAGCGTCTTGGGAACGGCGATCGCAATTTTCACTAACTGATCTCCCCGACTACCTTTTGGATTGGGCCATCCCTTACCCCGTAAACGCAAGGATTGACCATGGCGAATGCCAGCCGGAATACTCATTTGCACCCGTCCATCAGGAGTAGGCACTTCAATACTGGCTCCTAAAACCGCTTCTTCCGGAGAAATGGGCAGCTCACAAACTAAATTATCCCCCTCAAACTCAAAAAAACTATGGGATTGCAAGGAAACTGTTAGATACAAATCTGCCCGTTGCTGAGTTTGGGGATTAATACTCCCTTTTCCTCGCACCCGAATCCGAGTACCGGGTTTTGCTCCGGGAGGAATACGCACCTCAATGACTTCTGAGCCTAAATTAATCCGCTTTTGCACCCCATGAAAGGCTTCTGCCAACGACAAGACAATAGAAGCTTCTTGGGGAACTGTACTGTTTTTTGGAGCAGAGCCATAACTGGCAAAATCCTCAAATCCACCAAACCCTGTAGAGCGTCCAGTACTGCGATAATTATAAGAGGTTTTGCGCCCCGTACTCGCTCCAGGGCTTCCTGTTCCCATCCGTCCCAGGAGTTCATTAATAAAGTCATCAAAGGTTGTATATTGACTAAAATCAAAGCCATTAAAATCAACACCAGGAGCTGTACCCCGTCCGTAACCGGATGATGTACCCGCTTGCTTCCAATATTGGCCAAACTGGTCGTATTTTTTGCGCTTTTCCGGATCGGACAAGACCTCGTAAGCCTCGTTAACCTCCTTAAACCGAGCTTCGGCTTGCTGATTTCCAGGATTCATATCCGGGTGGTATTTCCGGGCTAGACGACGGAAACTCTTCTTAATTTCATCCGCATTTGCACCGCGACTAACCCCCAACACCGAATAGTAGTCCTTAAAATCAGTAGCCACCATCATCTGCTCCTTAACGCTCTTAAGTCTTTAGTTTAATGGTTTATATAGCAATACCAGCTTAAGGGTATCAAAGGTTAAGTCTGGCTTGGTGTTCGGTTGCGATCGCAATTTCCGAACCCCATGACAATTC
This window encodes:
- a CDS encoding DnaJ C-terminal domain-containing protein, with the protein product MVATDFKDYYSVLGVSRGANADEIKKSFRRLARKYHPDMNPGNQQAEARFKEVNEAYEVLSDPEKRKKYDQFGQYWKQAGTSSGYGRGTAPGVDFNGFDFSQYTTFDDFINELLGRMGTGSPGASTGRKTSYNYRSTGRSTGFGGFEDFASYGSAPKNSTVPQEASIVLSLAEAFHGVQKRINLGSEVIEVRIPPGAKPGTRIRVRGKGSINPQTQQRADLYLTVSLQSHSFFEFEGDNLVCELPISPEEAVLGASIEVPTPDGRVQMSIPAGIRHGQSLRLRGKGWPNPKGSRGDQLVKIAIAVPKTLSKTERECYEKLKTLRTNNPRANLSSVRL
- a CDS encoding DUF2996 domain-containing protein, producing MADEQTTAPKKEKPPAPEKKPFAEFIQEDYLPALEVGLEKQGITDLKLNFTQAQIAVQGMEKEPSCWQVIGTWKNGQHQFNVYFFKEDIKGQRAFSYSQNGAKPSTLEPFLIDERKITLGLLVFGVITRLNGQKWLTLN